One Pithys albifrons albifrons isolate INPA30051 chromosome 17, PitAlb_v1, whole genome shotgun sequence genomic window carries:
- the LOC139680069 gene encoding D-dopachrome decarboxylase translates to MPFVELDTSLPAERLPQGLAQTLCTAAADILGKPAERVNVTVRSGLPMVLSGSAEPCAQLVVSSIGVVGTAEQNQRHSARFFDVLTAQLGLGPERIVIRFYPLEPWQIGKNRTVMTFL, encoded by the exons ATGCCGTTCGTGGAGCTGGACACCAGCCTGCCGGCCGAGCGGCTGCCGCAGGGGCTGGCCCAGACCCTGTGCACCGCCGCCGCGGACATCCTGGGCAAACCGGCGGAG CGGGTGAACGTGACGGTGCGGAGCGGGCTGCCCATGGTGCTGTCCGGCTCGGCCGAGCCCTGCGCGCAGCTGGTCGTCTCGTCCATCGGCGTGGTGGGCACGGCGGAGCAGAACCAGCGGCACAGCGCCCGCTTCTTCGACGTCCTGACGGCGCAGCTGGGCCTCGGCCCCGAGCG GATTGTCATCCGCTTTTACCCACTGGAGCCCTGGCAGATCGGCAAGAACAGAACAGTCATGACGTTCCTGTGA